One Vigna unguiculata cultivar IT97K-499-35 chromosome 7, ASM411807v1, whole genome shotgun sequence genomic region harbors:
- the LOC114191920 gene encoding dihydroflavonol 4-reductase-like isoform X1, which yields MGSESLTVCVTGASGFIGSWLVMRLIQRGYTVRATVLDPDNMKEVKHLLDIPGAKSKLSLWKANLAEEGSFDEAIKGCIGVFHLATPIDFESKDPENEVIKPAIRGVIDIMKACLKAKSVRRLVFTSSAITTHITNHQKSLYDETCWSDVELCRRAKMTGWMYFVSKTLAEQEAWKFAKEKGLDFITILPSLVVGPFLLPSMPSSLITALSPITRKEEHYSIIRQAQFVHVEDICLAHIFLFEEPKAEGRYICNACDVTIHDIAKLINKKYPEYKVPTKFEKIPDELEPVRLSSKKIRNLGFQFKYSFEDMYTHAIDACKEKGFLPKTAEIPVNWHGQ from the exons ATGGGTTCAGAATCCTTAACCGTTTGCGTTACAGGGGCTTCTGGTTTCATCGGATCATGGCTTGTCATGAGACTCATCCAGCGTGGCTATACCGTTCGAGCCACTGTTCTTGACCCAG ATAACATGAAGGAGGTGAAGCACTTGCTGGACATACCAGGTGCAAAGAGCAAGCTTTCACTATGGAAGGCTAACCTTGCAGAAGAGGGAAGCTTTGATGAAGCCATTAAAGGTTGCATTGGAGTTTTCCACTTGGCCACCCCCATTGACTTCGAGTCCAAAGATCCTGAG AATGAAGTGATAAAGCCTGCAATAAGGGGAGTGATAGACATAATGAAAGCATGCTTGAAGGCAAAAAGTGTGAGAAGGCTAGTATTCACATCCTCAGCCATAACCACACACATTACTAATCACCAAAAGTCTTTGTATGATGAGACTTGTTGGAGTGATGTTGAGTTATGCAGAAGAGCAAAGATGACCGGTTGG ATGTATTTCGTATCGAAAACTCTGGCAGAGCAAGAAGCATggaaatttgcaaaagagaaaGGATTGGACTTCATCACTATCCTTCCAAGTCTTGTTGTTGGCCCCTTTCTGCTCCCATCAATGCCATCTAGCCTAATCACTGCACTTTCCCCTATCACAa GAAAAGAGGAGCATTATTCGATCATAAGACAAGCTCAATTCGTGCACGTAGAAGATATTTGTCTTGCTCACATATTTCTATTCGAAGAGCCAAAAGCTGAAGGAAGATACATATGCAATGCATGTGACGTTACTATTCATGATAttgcaaaattaattaacaaaaaataccCAGAGTACAAGGTTCCCACTAA GTTTGAGAAGATTCCAGATGAACTGGAGCCGGTGAGATTATCTTCCAAGAAAATTAGAAACTTGGGATTCCAATTCAAATACAGCTTCGAAGATATGTATACTCATGCAATTGATGCATGCAAAGAAAAAGGGTTTCTTCCTAAAACTGCTGAAATTCCAGTGAATTGGCATggtcaataa
- the LOC114191920 gene encoding dihydroflavonol 4-reductase-like isoform X2 → MGSESLTVCVTGASGFIGSWLVMRLIQRGYTVRATVVDPDNMKKVKPLLDIPGAESKLSLWKANLAEEGSFDEAIKGCIGVFHVATPIDFESKDPENEVIKPAIRGVIDIMKACLKAKSVRRLIYTSSAITTHITNHHKSLYDETCWTDVELCRREKMPGWMYFVSKTLAEQEAWKFAKENGLDFITILPTLVVGAFLPPSMPSSIITALSPIIRKEEHYSIIRQGKLVHIEDICLAHIFLFEEPKAEGRYICNACDVTIHEIAQLINKKYPEYKVPTEFEKIPDALVPVRLSSKKLRDLGFEFKYSLEDMYTQAIDACREKGLLPKTAESP, encoded by the exons ATGGGTTCAGAATCCTTAACCGTTTGCGTTACAGGGGCTTCTG GTTTCATCGGATCATGGCTTGTCATGAGACTCATCCAGCGTGGCTATACGGTTCGAGCCACCGTTGTTGACCCAG ATAACATGAAGAAGGTGAAGCCCTTGCTGGACATACCAGGTGCAGAGAGCAAGCTTTCACTGTGGAAGGCTAACCTTGCAGAAGAGGGAAGCTTTGATGAAGCCATTAAAGGTTGCATTGGAGTTTTCCATGTGGCCACACCCATTGATTTTGAGTCCAAAGATCCTGAG AATGAAGTGATAAAGCCTGCAATAAGGGGAGTGATAGATATCATGAAAGCTTGCTTGAAGGCAAAAAGTGTGAGAAGACTAATTTACACATCCTCAGCCATAACCACACATATTACTAATCACCATAAGTCTTTGTATGATGAGACCTGTTGGACTGATGTTGAGTTATGCAGAAGAGAAAAGATGCCTGGTTGG ATGTATTTCGTTTCGAAAACTCTGGCAGAGCAAGAAGCATGGAAATTTGCGAAAGAGAATGGATTGGACTTCATCACTATCCTTCCAACTCTTGTTGTCGGCGCCTTTCTGCCTCCATCAATGCCATCTAGCATAATCACAGCACTTTCCCCTATCATAa gaAAAGAGGAGCATTATTCGATCATAAGACAGGGTAAACTGGTGCACATAGAAGATATTTGTCTTGCTCACATATTTCTATTCGAAGAGCCAAAAGCTGAAGGAAGATACATCTGCAATGCATGTGACGTCACTATTCATGAGATTGCacaattaattaacaaaaaatatccaGAGTACAAGGTTCCGACTGA GTTTGAGAAGATTCCAGATGCATTGGTGCCTGTAAGATTATCTTCGAAGAAACTGAGAGACCTGGGATTCGAATTCAAATACAGCTTGGAGGATATGTATACTCAAGCAATTGATGCATGCAGAGAAAAGGGGCTTCTTCCTAAAACTGCTGAATCACCATGA